The genomic stretch AGCTGCCATCAAGCTTTAAACATGTGCACATGGACACATATAAACGTGACTTTTTTGACTACTGTAGAGGTTGTGAGGAAACACCGAATATGGGTTGGACAAAACATTAATTACTTCAaatacattataaaaaaaacaatagttcACTATATTGTTAAGTTTATATACAGTCCTTTCctttataaaacatttatgtATGTTAGAAGGCATTATTGCTGCAAGGCAGGAGAAACTGAATGACTATGAGTGACTTCCTTTCACTACCATATGTCTGTCAGTGGTTTATGTGTGATAGTGTAGttgtgtaatttgtatttgtaatgtttactttttatttaagaTGAGTTTCTGTGTTAGTTAAAGGGATACTCTACCCACAAGATGTAAATCAATCATGCcttgttaccttgaatttgtgaagaaaactttttgtctcacatgcctccacagaaaacagcaaacatattgatgTGTTTATTGACTGGGACCGTGAAATCTAAGTTTAATTTATGCAgttgtgtgctcagtacttcccaaacacatacattcacacaaaaAACTTCAGTACtggtgtctggctttgaagCGAGCATAGATGagttttactttcacttcagttttaaaTGACTTCAGCAAAAATGCAAGTAGGCTACTGAGCATTCAGCTGGTACGTGAGACAATTGGACTActctgcaggagttgtgtgtgagtttgtaaatgtatgttttgatatagttctgctgttgttaaacctggTCTCTAATCAATCCATATATCAATATGTTAGCCATTTTCCAAGAAGGCATgcagttttcctcacaaattcaaggtaacacagcaggACTCACTGATAAATAAATGGTGattctgtgggtgaagtattcctttaatgagaGATTGTAAGTCGATCTAGTGGATGGTGGACACAGTTTGATAACTGGCGTGTTTTGTTCCGTTTAATAAAGGATAATTCACTTGATTTATCATCCACCCATCTATTACTATCACAGCTTATCCTGTGTGGGTTTTCTATCCAAAAACAAGCAGCCCTCTCTTTACACTTTAAGTTAGGAACCACATTCACACAAAGCTATTAAACTGCAGACTGTATAGTCAAATGGCATTTAGAGACGGATTTaaacatcaaaaacacacataaactaCTATTGCTTTCCTGCATAATCTGTTAGCATATGCAAACTGCCTGAGAAAACTACCGTAATGCTCTCTCTAGTCGTCTGTGTTGTTCACTCCCTGTCAGACAGCCATCTGTCTGTGTAGGCCCTTAAGTCGTGGAGTACTTTGACAGGAATGCATTTTGTGTTTGGAAGCAGTTCCAGAGGAGCAACGAGAAGAAGCTGATCAAAGCAGGTCGAACAGATTATGTTACTGTGCGAGTGTTTGGTCCAATTTAGTAAATGTTATCATCTAAACTCAGGTCATACAATTTATATaaacaaagaacaaatgatTTATAAAGAGGCCAACTTCAGCACAAACCAAACAGAACAAATGATAAGTGCTAAAAaggacattttattacattatagtACTGTACAGATGCATTGGTTTAAACATGAACATTGTCAGATTATGTATTTGTCCCCCTATTTCCCTGTTATCATTCTGCTTCTTCGACATCGCATATCTGAGGCTTATTTGGATCGTTCTTGATCAGCCAGTCAGCCAGCCAAATCTATTGGAGACAAATGTACATGATAAGGAGTAAGATGTTTCAGGGACCAACGCTCAACACCAGCAAACAACACGGTAACAGCAAATACTGAGTGCATAATACTTACACAGGGGTTGTGAGGCTTGTGCTTGCAGAGCGCGGTGAGTCCACGTAGCAGAGTTGGGTTCACATACCTGCTCAGGTATTCTTGGGTGGCTTCTCTCGAGGGAAAGGGCTCGATTACAGCTGCAGAGGAAAAGCATGCTAGTGTTCAATACTACATTTCTATGCAAGCAACAgtctgtgtggctgtgtgtattACTCACAGTTTGGGAACATGAATTTGATCTCCCTTTCAGCTGCATGGAATGACTCGCTGCCATGGAGTGCGTTTTTAAGGTCGGAAACGCCATATTTTGCTCTAAGGCTGGGGAAAAACACATTGCATTCATATAAATATCTCAGCCAGCGTTGCCATGAGCGCAAACTTTTACCCCTGTATGTTAGGTACAAACACTGAATCATGATACCAAGTCATACACATGCAGAACATATTTTGTTGTCAGGGAAATGGTAGTTATTCAAGATGTTTCTTAATATACTGAAggtctgttttatttgtgctaGCTTTTGTTTCTAAGCAAACACTTGATGCATTAGCAGGAACGTAGAGCATTAGAGCAATAGGCACAGATTGCAGCcctggtttgtgtgtgtaaccTTCAGTTTCCATCAGCCCTTCAAGGCAGTGATTCATTCAAAACGCCCactattatattacattacacaAAAAGGaacatacaacaaaacaaaccactgaATCAACACCTTATAAGTTAACAGACTGACCACCCCGGATGAGTTTCTCTGGCCTTGGTGCTGTTGGCAGGCCCCATGAGGGACTTCCAGTGGGCGATGGCGTTGTCGCGGGCCAGAGTCATAGCGACGATGGGGCCAGAGCTCATGAAGGCAGTCAGGCTGGGGAAGAAGAGCTTTCCATATTGGTCTGCGTAGAAGTCACTGCATTGCTCTGGACTGAGCTGCAGCTTCCGCTTCTGTCACAGAAATTACGTATTGCACGCGTCAGTGAAATGTGAACTAATAGTACTGGGTTTTTGAGCTCAGTAGTTCTGTGAGTACCTTATAGTCCAGTCAATGTAACTCAAAGATGGGCTCAACCGAGGAGAAATTGCAATAGTAATGTTTTACACCTTCATGACTTCATGGATTTAGTGgaacattgttttttaaaggtcaaaagcaaagtttcaacattttacagtgacatgGTCTGGGTGAATTGATGTTAATAAGGGAGAGTCTATGCCTACCTATCATATCTCAACATATTTGGTGTCTTTTCTTAAGTTTTTGGTGTCAATCTTCTCAATAAACACTTTTTAAGAGGACAGTCTTATGTATTGTACTTGTATTTGGAGTACTACTACCCAacaaccatgtgttttttgccAAATTGTCCACTTACAGTTTGTACCACACTGCTCCCATGGGTGCATCTAAACTGGGTAATTATTCAGTATCTACACGTCATCATTCATTGTAAGTTTGAGAGTTATGTAGCTATTATGTGAGTTTGACTGGTTCTATTAGCAACTATTCTACTCTGTTCTATTCGGTTTTATTCAAATATTCTATTAGCATTTTTACTCTTATTGTCAGCATCCTATTTTTTCATTcacttaaaacaatttaaataaactgcaaaaacaacatGGAATGCCGTGCCTTGTGATGATGTACCAGAAAAAGACATCCTGTGCATCTTAGACGAGATGGGATAGGAATGTGAAAGAACATCCTAAAAAACTAATGTGTCAACATATACTATATGAAAATACCATGTTCAAAAGCAGACATGTGCACTTCTTTGTGTTATGCTGTGACATAATGGCCCACATATCGAGCCCTGACTTTACCTTGATCCACTAAGTATATAATGGTATGCTTTTTATATGTTATTTGAATGTcccacattaaaaaatgtttattaaaataaCACTTTAAATAAAGATCCATTAGATTTTTAAGAAGTGGCAGCTAAATGCTGAGcgctctctggtggacaaactacAAAATGGTGTCAGTTTGTTGCCTTAAAAAATATCTCTTGCAGGTCTGTACTGCCCTTCAttgtcacaaataaaacatatctACAAAGAACAATATATCTAAGATAAATCAGTCTTGCTGATGTCTCAGTTAGGCCACTTGTTTCTGCATGGACATCCTAGAAACAAACTAGCGCCTGAGAAATAATCAGTTGGGTCGACCCCTTCCTGACACCATGCCGTTACAACACACCCTGAATATAACACCTCTTCCACAAACGTCCATGTTACTACGCTTACTGTTGTGTTCTCAGTTTAGATGTTAACCAACCTGCAGGATCATGAAGCCCGATTTCAGGATAATGTCCTCGACCTCCTCAGCTCTGTGGATGGCATCTGGTTTAATAAGGGCCAGAGTTTTTTCCACATATATGCGATGATATGAAGTTTGGTCCATCTTCCCCCGCGTGCTAGACAAGCAGCTTTAGCTGATGAAGTTGCGATACTTTCCGTCAGTCCTGTCGACTAAAGTCTAACTTTATGGCGTAATTGGCTTTACATTAGAAAGAGTGGGGTTATAATTAACACTAAATGTTGCTGATATGTTTATTAAGTAtgtttaaaatgtccaaaagtgGTTAATTGCTCGTTTAAACCACTTCCCTTCGGTCTCCACTTCTGTTTGCGTTGCTAGGATACCATTACAACTCTACGGCAAGCCGAGCAGTTCAAGTGGCACAAGATACGACGGGCCTTTCACAATGCATTCTCTTGACTCTGGACGAACATAAGGACACTTTTCACACCACATGCACCTTTTTAACTTTAGCCCAGGACTTTACAATTCACACCATACTTCCGTTGGCCCTGGGTTTCATGTCAGGTCAAACTCATTAAGAAATTCTGTTGTTTACCTGGCCTTGTTTTACACTTGAAACTTTCAGCACCGGGTTCGGTTCAGTTCATTTGCCAGAGACTACCCTGCAAACTTGGGGCTACCCTGCTCCAGACCAGGACCAGCAAGACCTAGGCTAATGTCAGGATTGGGCTCATGTGGACACCTTTGTTATCCCCAGGCCAACAGCTCTGTCTAGGGGTATTGTGAAAAGCTCTTTAAAGACACTGACAGTCTGCTTTAGCCTTGTctaaaactaatgacattaatTCAGTCAAATTATCCTCACTCCAGGTTTTAGTGTGTTTATTAATCTCAAGATCTTGCAAGCAAAAATAGGGTATATTCTCCACACCACAACTGAAACAGCCCGTGTTAACAAAAATCAAGTAACCACAAATGATTGTAAACCCTGATTCTCACTTAACTTTTTATGGTTTTTCCTTAAACTTTAATCATGTTTCAAACTCACCATTACATGTTTTCTTGTGTCAAATGTTTGGATTATCTGGAATCTACCGCTGTCCCTACTGCGACTATACAACTTGTGTGAAACTAAGTATTTAAATAGGATGAAGTTCTACTGGTAATAAACATCGTATTTTATATCGGATAGTGTTGAAACCAAGACGGCACACGTTCCTTTCAAACAGTCTTTTATTCAAAGTTGCTTCGACGAAAAGTTCTTATCGAGTTCCAATAGTGACCTGCCACACTCTGATCAGGTTGTCGGTGTAGCCAGCAAACAGGGTCTGGAAAGAGAGGGATAGAGGAACAGTGATTACTCAAATTCTGTAACTTCAGTCTTATCGTGAATCCACTAATATTCAAATTAGTGTTTCTAGCTCCCCTCATATTTGCAGGACTGTCACCATTAGACATCAGAGTTATAAGTGAATGGGTATAATCAACGGGGGTTAAACACTAACCCACCAATAGTGGGATAGCAAGACATCTGTACTGAAAAGGTGCTACAGAGCTAAGTGTGTTGTACCTGTCCATCAGCAGACCATGCCAGGGAAGTGCACTGTGGGGGTTCAGCCTTGCTGTTTGTGCtgatcacttcctgtctcagcTCATCCACAATGACCTTGCCCTCCAGATCCTACACaaggagaagaaaaagcagGAGGCAGCACAATGAGTTAACTGCTCAGAAGTAGCAAAGAATAAACGGCAGAAGTGAATGCATCTAAAGTTATGTACACAATGTACACACTGATCTAGGCTAGAGCTCAGAAACAGCCTCTTTATCATCATAGAATACAGTTGGCATTTGAAGTTTCATCACTGCCCTGTAGCTTTAATAGCCTGTATACGGATAAGATATAGGATGAAGTCTTTACCCAAATCTTGATACTGGGGCCAGTGGCGGCACACAGCCAGTAACGGTTGGGGCTGAAGCAGAGGGCATTGATGGTGTCACCACTGTCCAGGGTGTAGAGGTGCTTGCCCTCATTCAGGTCCCACAGCATGGCCTGACCGTCCTGaaggaaatgaaaaagatgCTTCAATATCTTTTAATGCATTTGGCAGATTTCTAGGATATTTACACGACTAACAGCTTGCAACTAGGGAGTTTGCTGCATATTCTTTAACACCAACACAATGAGCTTTGGAAGTGCAGGTTACACTCAGAAACAGCCTCTTTATCATCACTGCTAAACAGATGCTTTCAATGTTTTCATCACTGCTGAAACCTGCAACTGTACTTCAACTGGTGCTTCAGTTGAGCCCAGAACCATTATTCTGTTGTAGTCTACAATTAAAAAGTTTATTTCATACCCTTCCACCAGATGCACACAGGGAGCCATCAGGAGACACAGTCACCGTATTCAGGAAGCCAGTGTGGCCGATGTGGTTGGTCTTCAGCTTGCAGTTGGTCAGGTTCCATACCTAGGAGCGAAGGACAGGACAACTGTATCACATCTGTGGTAGTAGGCAGACCATCATATGAAGATAAACCTCAAAATTCTCATCAGTGAGGTGGTCAGCTTTTTCAATTCAGGTCAAGTTAAGAGGGGTTTTAAAAAGGAGCAACATACCTTGACCATCTTGTCCCAGCCGCAGGAGACAATGATGGGGTTCTGGCTGTTGGGGGAGAAGCGCACGCAGGACGCCCACTCAGTGTGGCCCTCATCCTGCAAATCAAAAAAGGTACATATACATGTGCTCAACAGAAGATTCTCTGGTTACCCaacattatgatttttttttttataaagccaCGTGAAATGAAGCAAGGTAGGAAAACCCAGACAGCTACATTTCAGCATTTCATTTGGCTGTTTACTAGCAACACCAACAACCCAGATTATGAACATTCCCAACCAACCAAGGGTCAATGCGTCATCTGATGAATGATATTAAAGCATGGCAATGCTGGACATCACACTTAGCCGTTATAGAAAGCTAGTCTTGTAAAGGAAAGGTGACTGGGTGATCAATTGGTACTGTATTTGAGGGAAACTTTAAGGGCAGTTTGGTTTTTCAGCTAGTAGGTGCTGCAATGTTTCAACTTCTAATTCAAAGTTACTCAGACTGTCAGTTGAAGTGCATGCTTGGCACCAGCTTGAAGTCCATGTTCCCTTCTTGCCAGCTGATTTCATTCACATACATCACGAAactttccaacaggaaatacataGGGGCCCATTTAGAATATCTGTCGTCAAGTTTTGAAACAGGCTGTACTAAAACCCACTAAAATCTAGCTCCCCTGAAAGAAAGGGGACGACTGCTACtcacaaaaatgtcaacatGGGTTAGCAGCTCACCTGGATGGTGTACTTGCAGACTCCAAGAGTGTTCCATAGCTTGATGGTCTTGTCTCGGGAGCCGGACACAATCTGACGGTTGTCAGCAGAAAAGGCCACGCTCAAAACGTCCTTGGTGTGTCCATAAAAGTGGCGGGAGGTGCTGCCACTGGGGAAACATAACACCAAACATTTCAGAACTCAAAGCTGTTGCACATTGTAAGATTCCCCAGTTGAAGGAAGCATGTATAATTATCACTACAGCGAAACCAGtgagaacatttaaaaaaaaaaaaaaaaaaaagatacacacACGTTTATTTAAGAGTTGAAACAGGTTTTGCTCTTGAACCAATGAACTCTGTCTGTTTCCACAGAGAATGTACATGTGTAGTGTATTATGTTCTGGGTTTAAAACAATTCAAAGATGGTCTGCACAGGCACTGTAGTTGGTCCATAAATAGAGCGCCTTTGAGGTTTTCtttgcaggattgttggttaaTGTTTGTAAAGATGGCCACCAGCGAAAGccaaagtaaaagccaaccccagattcactcccACACGGCCATAAGTGTCccataaaataagaaaatacaggcaaagTTGCAGAGttgacagaaaaatacaccgcctcacacctctttttttaaatcctgcGCAGTATATCTGTTCCACcgcatgatttttttaattcccTGTTTTTTATATGGCTCAGTGAGGGCAAAGCTGCAGATGCAAAGTCCAGCAGAAATGGATGCAACAACTTGGTGACAATGAATTTGCCATATACTAGCAGCATCAGTATTTTCAACACACATTTGGTCATGAGACCTCTAGAATAGCTGGACGCAAGATCTTCTGACCCATTACTACCTCCAATCTACACATTTACTTTGAGTAACATTGTGACACTAAATAGTATATTATCACAAGTTGGTGAATGAAAATGTCTTGGTTGCAGATATTgtggggttgttgttgtttttttacatttaaggAGAATCATATAATTAAAGCATATGATTGAAAGGACTTAAGAGACATTCAGCAATACCGCCCAGCACAGATGCTGGTCACGTGTTACAAAAGGGCTCTATGAGATCCATCAAGTTGCTGCAAAGTCAACCAAAGTGTCTAGCCACATAACTTACACTGGGCTTGTATCTGATTTGACCTACTGATGGTATAGAAAAGGCTTGCTGCAGACCTGATGCTGCTGGGCTATTAAGAGTCACATTTGATTGATGCCAAGATGACCCAATGCAATGTTAACAATGTCATTGTGGCATGTTATGTGACTGCTGCGGTTAGGTTACACCAAGCCTAGGTCAAGATTTTGATGTCTTTTAACACACCTACTTTTCTCCTGGTTTGATAGCCTGTGATGGCAGTGAAATATTGAATTTTAAAGCCAGTAGTAAAAACTTTCTGATTTCATTTATCCAGAATTCCTTACCCTCCCAGCAATGAAATCACTATTCTGCAAATCTTTCACGTGAACACAAACATACCATGAAAAGTAAACATGCAGAGGACGCATCTCCCTCTTTACACACCCGGTATCTGACCGGTACTGAAAAGACTTATACTTACGTGGTGAGGTCCCACAGGCGGAGGCTCCCGTCCCAGGCACCGGACAGGGCAAACTGTCCATCTGAGGAGATGACCACATCACTTACAAAGTGAGAGTGGCCCAGCAAGGAGCGCTGGGGAATGCCATAGTTGGTTTCATCACGAGTCAGCTTCCACATGATAATGGACT from Epinephelus moara isolate mb chromosome 4, YSFRI_EMoa_1.0, whole genome shotgun sequence encodes the following:
- the nme5 gene encoding nucleoside diphosphate kinase homolog 5: MDQTSYHRIYVEKTLALIKPDAIHRAEEVEDIILKSGFMILQKRKLQLSPEQCSDFYADQYGKLFFPSLTAFMSSGPIVAMTLARDNAIAHWKSLMGPANSTKARETHPGCLRAKYGVSDLKNALHGSESFHAAEREIKFMFPNSVIEPFPSREATQEYLSRYVNPTLLRGLTALCKHKPHNPCIWLADWLIKNDPNKPQICDVEEAE
- the rack1 gene encoding guanine nucleotide-binding protein subunit beta-2-like 1, which encodes MTEQMTVRGTLKGHSGWVTQIATTPQYPDMILSASRDKSIIMWKLTRDETNYGIPQRSLLGHSHFVSDVVISSDGQFALSGAWDGSLRLWDLTTGSTSRHFYGHTKDVLSVAFSADNRQIVSGSRDKTIKLWNTLGVCKYTIQDEGHTEWASCVRFSPNSQNPIIVSCGWDKMVKVWNLTNCKLKTNHIGHTGFLNTVTVSPDGSLCASGGRDGQAMLWDLNEGKHLYTLDSGDTINALCFSPNRYWLCAATGPSIKIWDLEGKVIVDELRQEVISTNSKAEPPQCTSLAWSADGQTLFAGYTDNLIRVWQVTIGTR